A part of Salvelinus alpinus chromosome 23, SLU_Salpinus.1, whole genome shotgun sequence genomic DNA contains:
- the LOC139551309 gene encoding uncharacterized protein, translating to MAEKKENVSKFEMLKLLEKCRKERDDATHGESIMREKLRQYESRMRSTEVLKQKVKTMTSENKELRKHVKTLRQEIGLEASPKFNGKTTKDIISDMQEKERQCSSLVEKTSRLSLTIDDLTSELANAVTSKTLLEYQVQSLQQNLKDMTNNQRRLLKLWEDKRSQREQLTLPAIGLAQRPGEKPVSHKGAQTEMSINSAQKLPPNAFETKPSPSPRSRHHKTRSSIDKQGGLTTLGNGHQLGNGNHQLGNGNHHTLGNGLQQGNGHQLGNGNHQLGNGNHHTLGNGLQQGNGNHQREKEDLFHYETNEHIL from the coding sequence ATGGCTGAGAAAAAAGAGAACGTCTCCAAGTTTGAGATGTTGAAACTCCTGGAGAAatgcaggaaggagagagacgaTGCGACGCACGGGGAGAGTATTATGAGGGAGAAGCTGAGACAGTACGAGTCCAGGATGAGGTCAACGGAGGTGCTGAAACAGAAAGTCAAGACCATGACTTCGGAGAACAAGGAGCTGCGCAAGCATGTCAAGACTCTCCGTCAAGAGATAGGCCTGGAGGCGAGCCCCAAGTTCAACGGCAAGACCACCAAGGACATCATCTCTGACATGCAGGAGAAGGAGCGTCAGTGCAGTTCCCTGGTGGAGAAAACAAGTAGACTCAGTTTGACCATTGATGATCTGACGTCAGAACTGGCAAATGCTGTCACGTCCAAAACTCTTCTGGAATATCAGGTGCAGTCGTTACAGCAGAACCTGAAGGACATGACGAATAACCAACGGCGTTTGTTGAAACTCTGGGAGGATAAGAGATCTCAGAGAGAGCAGCTCACTCTCCCTGCGATAGGACTAGCCCAGAGGCCCGGAGAGAAACCTGTGTCTCACAAGGGAGCACAAACGGAGATGTCTATCAATTCAGCCCAGAAACTACCACCCAACGCGTTTGAGACCAAACCTTCTCCTTCACCACGGTCACGACACCACAAGACAAGGTCTTCTATAGATAAACAAGGGGGTTTAACAACACTGGGAAATGGTCATCAGCTGGGGAACGGGAATCACCAGCTGGGGAACGGAAACCATCATACATTGGGAAATGGCCTCCAGCAGGGAAATGGTCATCAGCTGGGGAACGGGAATCACCAGCTGGGGAACGGCAACCATCATACATTGGGAAATGGCCTCCAGCAGGGAAATGGGAATCATCAACGTGAAAAGGAGGATTTATTTCACTATGAAACCAATGAACACatactgtaa